Proteins from a genomic interval of Aureibacillus halotolerans:
- a CDS encoding SDR family oxidoreductase — MKVLVVGANGKIGKQVVQQLQASPQHEALAMIRKAEQESFFQSLGAETTLVDLEGPVDAIADAADGVGAVVFTAGSGGHTGADKTLLIDLDGAIKTIEAAKQAGVKRFIIVSAIGVHNRATWSDKIAHYSAAKHYADEWLMKSGLDYTIIRPGGLTDEQGIGKVKAAKDLERGMIAREDVAATILASLNEPTTIGKDFDLVGGETPIADALKELK; from the coding sequence ATGAAGGTACTCGTTGTTGGTGCAAACGGGAAAATTGGGAAGCAGGTCGTGCAGCAGTTGCAGGCAAGCCCACAACATGAAGCACTTGCAATGATACGAAAGGCAGAGCAAGAGTCGTTTTTTCAATCGCTTGGTGCTGAGACAACGCTCGTTGATCTTGAGGGACCAGTGGATGCAATTGCTGACGCAGCAGACGGTGTTGGTGCTGTCGTGTTTACTGCCGGTTCAGGTGGTCACACTGGGGCAGACAAAACGTTATTAATAGATTTAGACGGGGCGATCAAAACGATTGAAGCAGCAAAGCAAGCAGGTGTGAAACGTTTTATTATTGTTAGTGCAATCGGTGTTCATAATCGTGCAACATGGAGTGACAAAATTGCCCATTATAGTGCCGCGAAACACTATGCCGATGAATGGCTGATGAAGAGCGGGCTAGATTATACAATTATTCGTCCAGGTGGACTCACAGATGAGCAGGGTATTGGAAAAGTGAAGGCGGCGAAAGATCTCGAACGGGGCATGATTGCTCGAGAGGATGTCGCTGCCACCATTCTCGCCTCACTAAACGAACCCACCACAATTGGAAAGGATTTTGACCTCGTTGGAGGCGAAACGCCCATTGCTGATGCACTGAAGGAACTGAAATAG